Genomic DNA from Coregonus clupeaformis isolate EN_2021a unplaced genomic scaffold, ASM2061545v1 scaf1679, whole genome shotgun sequence:
TTGCCTACCTGCAGCAATCATGAGTTACCTGCAGTGTTGATTGCAATTACGTAATTTGTCAACTCATAATAACAGATGTTTTGCAAACCGTTGATGTTTAAATAAATGGATTCCCGGTGTCCGGATACCTTTTCTCTTAAGGGATGTGATTGAGTGAATCCAAAGTAAGTTGGTCTAAATACATAATAGGATGAAtcattcaggtaaaataacacaaTGTCTATTTGAGTCGAATCAATGTAATATAATCCTTTTTACGTCTCTATCATCTTTACTCAATGTATTGGACCACATCAACTCAACTTACTcaagcttatctactcataaaaaCAAGCAAAAAGATCTACTCAACAATATGACGTGTGCTTTTGTTGACTGTAATAGCTTGAGTACATTCCACAAagtcattttttacagtgtatctAAAGACACGTTTGTTGTGGTGATGCACTTTTTCTTTGACGTTGAACTTGCATTGAACAGACAAATCCATTTCGTTACAACCCTTTTGTAGTATGACTTAGGAATATTTGTTGATGATCCTAATGTCTATGCGTGAATAGTGATTGGTTGTTGGTGAAATATTGCTGAGAACCCATCATTTCCTGGCCTTTTTTCACTATTGAGCAATtttgaaacatttgttttgctattggattcataatggtgacctgggacaagtaattagtgaaacCAGAGTTCAGCAGTTGCCATTAAAGCGATcgaaccaagtcatcctaataggctagtattagcctaaagcagggtttcccaaactcgggccacattttgggagtttttgccctagcactacacagctgattcaaataatcaactcatcatcatcaagctgggagtattagaatcagttgtggagtgctagggcaaaacgcaaaacgcgcaccccttgtggaccccaggaccgcgtttgggaaacgctggcctaaAGAGCAAATGCTGAAAGGGAATCACCATGAGGTGCAGTACCCACATTTAACCACAAGATGGCCTCCGTGCTCCATTGtaaagtttgggcctctgcatgagtctctcagcagcactgcaacatgggactttcaaagtaagtTGGCATGCATGTTTTTTCTGgactgcatgcaaggctattattacacacaactaatagtgtcaattattcatctgaacacaattcttgttactattcggcctatattatcactggtttctttttcccctcctttgtaaagcattttactgtgttactatatagttcaaaggaagtggatgatgccagatggttgtgtatatacacacacaaacattgaagctagacttcaggcaactaaaaaggtgcaatacgtagcttttagacgtgttagtgaacaacatacatggtggctaatgtagaggtgcgtgtatacatggaacaattgtgcctttttgatggaaatatggaggtggctcttaaaagagcctttgggggatATTCGAGTTCAGGTCATCCTCATTTATGCGCGCTCTCCGCGAATAcggcgggccagctggatgtccttgggcatgatggtcacccgcttggcgtggatggcgcacaggttggtgtcctcgaacaggccgaccaggtaagcctcgctagcctcctgtagggccatcacggcggagctctggaagcgcaggtcggtcttgaagtcctgggcgatttctcgcaccaggcgctggaagggcagTTTGCGGATGAGTAGCTCAGTGGACTtctggtaacgacggatctctctcagagccacggtgccgggcctgtaacggtGAGGCTTCTTCACACCGCCGGTGGCCGGGGCACTCTTGCGAGCAGCCTTAGTGGCGAGCTGCTTCCTGGGGGCTTTGCCaccggtggatttgcgagcggtttgcttggttctggccatggcgctgctCTGACAGtcgggagtatagcctcgaaatgcctatGTGAAgtttataaagccggcagtggcgcctgctgattggacaccatctccccaccaccccgattggcccgtttcGCAGGCCTCCTCCGTTGGCCATTGGACGGGAGGCCCGGCCTCTCCAAAACTCAAACTCCCGGTgcgcgcgcaataggacgccgccggccctttacgcgcaataatagtcgccaaagtcaagagtgacagCTTATAGGCACGTATCatctaatgctagcctgctatggcaaatgAGGCCAAGTAGGTGTTGTTGTTCATGCAAGGCCTCATGTGGGCACAGAATGTCGAAATAGttgtgtatacacccactcaATGTATTGCGGTCATAGAAAGGTACTTTGCGCTTTTGGAGAGCTAGGTggttggctcttaaaagagcctttgggggttGAGTAGTCAAGTTGAAGTCGCAGTAGCGAATTTACTTGGCTTTGACTGCCTTCTCGGTCTTCTTGGGGAGTAGGACTGCCTGGATGTTGGGCAGCACACCACCCTGAGCGATGGTCACACCGCCGAGCAGTTTGTTCAGCTCCTCGTCGTTACGGACGGCCAGTTGTAGGTGACGGGGGATGATACGAGTCTTCTTGTTGTCACGGGCAGCGTTGCCGgccaactccaggatctcagcagtcaGGTACTCGAGTACGGCGGCCAGGTAGACTGGTGCGCCAGCGCCCACACGCTCGGCGTAGTTGCCTTTGCGCAGCAGCCTGTGCACACGGCCCACGGGGAACTGGAGGCCAGCACGGGATGAACGGGTCTTTGCCTTCGCCCTGGCCTTGCCTCCGGTTTTGCCTCTTCCGCTCATATTGGTAGCTTGAGAAAGTCACAGAAAGTCTGAATGAGCCGCTCGCCACTTCGAGAGCCGTACATATACCTCGCCACAAGAGGCAACGATTGGCCACCGGGCCGGTGTGGCCTTATCCAATTGGAGCgagggacagacagatggacagacagacagccctaagccggttcccacccacaggcagcgagtgagaggctactttgtttccctccgactttgttactttgtgtcatttCGCGTGAGCGCCAAAATGTCCGAAATGACATCCAcacattatttctctccaaatgggaaacaaacagctggtgagggtgcactcttgagtttgaaatcgaagccactatagtattgttattgttattacatggcacttgtaacacatcacagcagcctgcctctgaacgggAATAGCCCAGTGGCTCATATATAAAAATGGCTGTTGAGGGTGCACTCGTGAGTTTCAAttcgaagccactatagtattgttattgttattacatggcacttgtaacacatcacagcagcctgcctctgaacgggaatagcccagtggctcatatataaaaatggctggtgagggtgcactcgtGAGGTCGAATTTCTGAGCCATTTTGGCCCTCTATTATATGCCTCTCCCTTCGCACACACCCAGAGTGGGACAATGTTGTGTGCGTAAAAGTAGCCTAGTGTGCGTAATTTCTTTTCCACGACAGGTAGTACATGGAAATCAATGCGCTTTCTATGGAAAGAGGTGGGTGGTAGTGATGGGTCATGCGCACAAGCATCGGCTCTGAGAGCCGGCTCTTTGTAGTGAATCAGAAGAGCCGGCTCGCATCGAGTGAGAGCCGGCTCCCAGTTTTTTGCCCATTCGCTGCTTAGGTTTCACTTTCACAGAGGTCTGTTATGATTGGCCAGCATGGCGACCAGCATGCGGCATTCACGTGAGAATTAAGGATGTGTAAACAGAGAGGGGGCGGGGCAGACACACCACTTGACTCCACTGcaagtgaagagagagacagagcggacTGAGGAGCGTGTGTGCGTCTTGCATTGTCGTGTCGTTTAACTATGAGTGACACTAGAAAGCGAAGCAGCATCTGGCTGCAGTTTAAAGATATTGGGAACAAGAAAGCAGAGTGCCTTCACTGCAAAACGAAGGTCACTATAAGAGCAGGTTCCACCACAAACCTGCATAGACATACAAGAACTGTCCATCCTACAGTgcagttagaggagagagggcaagCCAGCTCACCATCTACTGATCCTGGTGTGTCTCATACCAGAACAACAGCTGCTGTAACGTCTACTGCCATCCCCATGCGTGCAAGTATAACCTCTCCTACTGCAACTCAAAGCAAAATAAGTCAGTTTTTACCTAAACTGATGACCCCAGCCAAACAGCACAGTATTGATGATGAGTTGGCTAAAATGGTAGCTTCTGATTTTCAACCCTTTTCCATTGTGGAGGACAAAGGAATGAAAAACTTTGTCAAAGCCCTAAATCCCACATACACTCTACCCAGTAGAAAAACACTTTCCCAAACAATGATCCCAAAACTATATGACACAGAACGTGCATTATGGCAAGAAAGGGTGACAAAAGCTCCATCAGTTTGCCTGACAACTGACTGCTGGACCTCCAGAACAACCTGCTCTTTCATGTCTGTCACTTGCCACTTTATTGAAGATTACAAGATGACATCTTGCCTTCTGGACTGCTTCGAGTTCACCGACAGACACACTGCAGAAAACTTGGCAGTGGAGCTACTAAGAGTGGCAAAAGAGTGGCAAGTAGAGGACAAAGTGGTGTGCTGTGTGAGTGATAATGCTGCAAACATCACCAAAGCCATAAAAGTTTTGAAGTGGACCCATCACCCATGTCTGGCGCATACACTAAACCTGGTGGTTAGAGATGCTCTGAAGGTGATCAAAACAACCGTGGATAAGGTGAAGGCTGTTGTGGAGTTTTTCCACAAAAGCACAGTAGCAGCACAGAAGCTAAAGTCCACACAGCGCCAAATGGGGATTCCTGAACTGAGGCCCAAACAAGAGTGTGCCACCAGGTGGAACTCAACATTTGATATGTTGAAACGAATGCTTGAAATAAAGATGCCATCATCTCCACCCTGGCCCTCATCAACGCATCTATTGAGCCATTAAGCCAAGAGGAATGGGAGCTGGTGAAAGAGGTCTGCGCCGTCCTGCAACCATTCCAGGAGGTGACTGTGGAGATAAGTGCAGACAGGTACCTAGAACCATTGAAGCATTGTTTTCTCTACTACTATTCAGTCACTATTATACATTGcaaacacaacacatacagtataatgcaTCACGTATAATATGCCACATACTTTTAAAAAACTAAATTCTAAAAGTTGCTGTTTTCTCTCCTTCAGCTATGTCACAGCCTCGAAAATGCTCCTGCTTTGCAAAGGTCTGCAGCTGGTGACAGCCGAGAACCAATGGACAGTAACTGTGCAGAAAGTGAAGGAATTAGTTGCAGCTCTTTGTTCAGCCATGGACCGCAAATTTCTGCGGATGGAGTACAACACTGTCCTTTCAGAAACTACCTTATTGGATCCAAGGTTTAAAAAACTTGCCTTCAGTGATCGTAGAGCTGTTGATGAAGCTCTTCAGAGGAttagtgcagcagcagcagcaaatgCACCCCCAGCAGCCAGCCAGCTCCACCATTACAGGGCCAAGTGGAGGAGGAGCAGCAAACCTCTGCTGTTTGGAGGCTTTTTGATGACAGAGCTACAGGAGATGCTTCAAGGAGAAATCCGACAGCTGATGCTATAATGGAGGTGAGGAGCTACCTTGAGGAGCCCCTCATCCAGAGAGCAGAAGACCCACTGAGCTGGTGGCAGGCCAAGGCCTCAGTCTTTCCACTCCTGGTGAAGGTGATGGAGGGGAGACTATGTATTGTTGCCACATCAGTTCCTTCTGAGAGAATCTTCTCCAAAACAGGGCAGATACTCACGGAGAGGCGAAATCGTATCAGGCCTATCAGCCCATCCAAGCTGAGGCATCTGATCTTCCTGAATGCCAACCTGCCCTGAGGACTAATGCTGTTTGCTGGAGTTTGGTTCTGGTTTTGATTCTGTTCTGTGGATTTGTTTGAAGTTTATTGTTAATTTGTGCAATAAAAAAGTTTAATTGAAATAAACAAATGTAAGAGTGGTTTTGTCACAGAATAAATGCACAGAATTAGGCATTATAAGGTCTCTCATAAAAACACTGAAAGCAAAAGGGTTTTCAACACATAAACCATGATTTTTTTTCAAAGTTAAGGTAAAATATAGGCTACAAAAGATCCTAAATAAAGAGCCGTTCGGGAGTCAAAAGAGCCGGCTCTCAGAAAAGAGCCGAACTTCCCATCAttagtgggtggctcttaaaagagccttttgtggtacaacatgtgtcgagtagaacactgtttgtaataggtttacttcttcttgggggctgccttcttggccttggctgccttgggcttggcggctttgggcttggctgcctttgtagccttcttggggctcttggcTGCCTTCTTGGCCGCTGCGGCGGGCTTTTTCAccttcttggggctcttggcGGCCTTTTTGGGTGTAGCGGGCTTCTTGGCCTTCTTGGGGGACTTCTTTGCGGCGACGGCCTTCTTGGCTGCTACCTTCTTGGGCTTCTTCGCGCGCGGGCTTCTTGGCGGCCACCTTCTTTACTTTGGGGACTGCGGCTTTCTTGGCGGGCTTCTTCGCCTCGACGGCTTTCTTGTTGAGCTTGAAGGAACCGGATGCACCGGTGCCCTTGGTCTGGACCAGGGTACCCTTGGTGACGAGGCTCTTGACTGCGATCTTGACGCGGGAGTTGTTCTTCTCCACGTCGTAGCCGCCTGCCGCCAGCGTCTTCTTGAGTGCGGCCAGGGACACGCCGCTCCTCTCCTTGGAAGCGGTCACAGCCTTGACGATGAGCTCGCCTACGCTGGGTCCCGCTTTCTTGGCCTTGGCTGCTGCCTTCTTCTTGGGTGCCTTTGCCGGCGCGGGCGGCGGCGGGTGCTGGTGCGACTtctgccatgtctgtctgtcgtttggtccggtaacacacacacacacacggtctgcgAGGAGTAGTTTGCTGTAGACGCTGTTCTGCGCTATTGAAGCTCCACACCGAGCAGGGGCTGGCCTTAAACGCGACATGAGAACCATGTAGACTCAAGCCAACCAGCTCGGCTTCTCTGGGCTGGCCAAATGCTCTTTCACTTGTGTTTTCTGTTCGCCTATATTGGCCCAAAAGTCACCGACGGAGCCGTGTTTTTGCTCCAAAAGCGAACGGCCCAGCGAGCAGACTTGTCTCCGTTCAGAATAAAGTCATGTGGGCCGCGGAAGGGCCGTGCATTTTGTTGCGACTCGCTCAAAATCTCACCGTTGGACTGTCGGGTGGAGCGGTGCGCACTGGTTTTCCTGTGCTATTTGTCTCCTAAATGGGCTAAAAGTGCATCCGATTGCCAGCAGCACTTGTTGTGTAGTGAGCCGAGATGTCTGGCAAGGGAATCAAATGGTTTGGGGTCCCCTGTTGTGGTCCAGGGTGTTTTAAAGAAGTGCTCTTTTGGGGACCTTAAAACACATACACCTGTGAGGCCTGGCTGAGACGAGAGTTGTacttcaagtttcaagttgtattcgtcgtatgtacaggatccacatggtataaactgtcctacgacatgcttacttgcactgtgtgtgtattagtactttttgtgcactggcagtgtgtgtgttgttgttgtatttgtagGCTACTATTTCTACACAGTGAGATTGTGTGTTGTCTTCCCCTCCcttctggtaggtaggtaggtaggtaggtaggtaggtaggttggcTGTCTCTACTAATATATTGTTCACCTGCTTGACTCCGCAGCGTGACTCGGctcggtctttgtgtctgtgggtcTTGGTGTCTGGCTGGCGCTATGGAGGCTGGCGCCCCATGGGCTATGGCGAGTTGATATAGGCCTCGATagagggagtctctctctctctcactcactcactcactcactcacactctctctctctctctcactctctctctctctctctcactctctctctctctctctctctcactcactcactcactcactcacactctctctctgtctctcactctctctctctctctctctctctctctcactcactcactcactcactcactcactcactcactcactcactcacctctctctctctctctctctctctctctctctctctctctctctctcactcactcactcactcacactctctctctcactcactcactcactcactcactcacactctctctctctctctctctctccccaagtgggacaaggg
This window encodes:
- the LOC123487375 gene encoding histone H3 codes for the protein MARTKQTARKSTGGKAPRKQLATKAARKSAPATGGVKKPHRYRPGTVALREIRRYQKSTELLIRKLPFQRLVREIAQDFKTDLRFQSSAVMALQEASEAYLVGLFEDTNLCAIHAKRVTIMPKDIQLARRIRGERA
- the LOC123487377 gene encoding histone H2A, whose protein sequence is MSGRGKTGGKARAKAKTRSSRAGLQFPVGRVHRLLRKGNYAERVGAGAPVYLAAVLEYLTAEILELAGNAARDNKKTRIIPRHLQLAVRNDEELNKLLGGVTIAQGGVLPNIQAVLLPKKTEKAVKAK